The Mercurialis annua linkage group LG2, ddMerAnnu1.2, whole genome shotgun sequence genome contains a region encoding:
- the LOC126668386 gene encoding uncharacterized protein LOC126668386 produces MSTRLFYQNKLSKEDYFDKMVIDSLDLDEERLAALDHLEAHKRRVERAYNKRVKLKSFAIGDMVWKAILPIGHKDKRLGKWSPNWEGPFIVTTKLIGSAYVLANIDGEEHDRGINGQFLKKYVPSCWENIDRPLFGADEE; encoded by the coding sequence ATGTCTACTCGCCTTTTTTACCAGAATAAATTATCCAAAGAGGATTACTTTGACAAAATGGTGATAGACTCCTTGGATCTTGACGAGGAGAGATTGGCAGCATTAGATCACCTTGAAGCCCATAAAAGAAGGGTTGAAAGGGCATACAATAAGCGGGTAAAACTGAAGTCATTTGCCATAGGCGATATGGTGTGGAAGGCGATCCTACCTATTGGTCATAAAGACAAGCGACTTGGTAAATGGAGTCCGAACTGGGAAGGTCCGTTTATCGTAACTACCAAGTTGATAGGCAGTGCATACGTACTGGCGAATATTGACGGCGAGGAACACGACAGGGGAATTAATGGTCAGTTTCTGAAAAAATATGTTCCCAGCTGTTGGGAAAACATCGACCGACCGTTATTCGGAGCCGATGAAGAATGA
- the LOC126668387 gene encoding uncharacterized protein LOC126668387, with the protein MIARHKELWEKIKQLASLYELATGKLEDDLAQVQDDLLEINLGTVESPRPIYINAGLTAEFKEQLIALLNEFRDCFAWSYDEMSGLDPNIAQHKLPIKSGFTPFRQPPRRISREVDTLIQDEIKRLDDVKFIREAQYTEWLSNIVPVMKRNGKLRVCVDFRNLNLATPKDEYPMSVADMLIDRVAGHTVLSFLDAHSGYNQVPISKDDVSKTAFRCPRPIGAYEWVVMPFGLKNAGATYQRAMSKMFRGLDCLEVYIDDVVVKSNTEEVHLADLRIGFERIRANGLKMNPFKCAFGVSDGNFLGFLVHQRGVETYKNKAKAIINAEPPKTKKQLQRLNGQINFLRRFIANTAGRLRSWSVLLRGKETDQWVWTNEQQKVFDDLKGYLAKPPVMTPPKPNKPMLLYLSAAHESMGCMLAQEDNGVERAVYYLSHGLTDTEICYTDIEKMFLCLYFTRCKLRYYMLPAVVCVLSQTDIIKYILSKPYLRNRIGKWAIAMSEFTLVYVPQRAVKGQALADFLADHPRITLKEETISCCDIDIWEMWLDGSRTSQGAGAGVHIVSPLGASYRLSFKLWFECTNNQAEYEALIFGLEILAELGEKEIDVRGDSLLVIKQVIGEFKCESELLVRYCNKAKHLIEGFQDTKIEYTERAQHENGYKMNLQFDAIKRETPNLHTGGITIDERNFSVYQLDITQDWRTEILRWFEKPDQANRRIRTFALNYVVLAGELYKNGFEGLLFRCIGPKEAMLSMAEVHEGIAGVHQRKIEQDCIRYAKGCEACQKCGPIQHVPDEELHSIIKPWPFRGWAVDLIGKIYPGSSDGHTFVIIANCYFTKWVEAKPLKLPTQEAVIKFLKEYIVHRHGLPESITIDQGTIFTGSDIVWWASQMKIKMLHSTLYYAQANGQAEATNKAIKLIVQKIIEENPRQWHVFCPKQFGRIELARSRPQGPHLSGWYMGMMQCCQWSLL; encoded by the exons ATGATAGCACGACATAAGGAACTATGGGAGAAGATCAAACAACTGGCCTCTCTATATGAA TTAGCAACGGGTAAACTGGAAGATGATCTCGCCCAGGTACAAGATGACTTATTAGAAATAAACTTGGGCACGGTCGAATCGCCCAGACCTATATACATCAATGCAGGGTTAACTGCAGAATTTAAGGAACAGCTGATCGCTCTGCTCAACGAATTCCGTGATTGTTTCGCTTGGTCGTACGACGAAATGTCGGGTCTCGATCCAAACATCGCACAACACAAGCTCCCTATAAAAAGCGGTTTTACGCCATTCCGACAACCCCCCAGACGAATATCTAGAGAGGTAGATACCCTCATTCAAGATGAAATCAAACGGTTGGACGATGTCAAGTTTATTCGAGAGGCTCAGTACACCGAATGGTTGTCTAATATCGTACCCGTGATGAAAAGGAATGGCAAGCTAAGGGTATGTGTCGATTTTCGAAACCTCAACCTAGCCACGCCTAAGGACGAATACCCAATGTCGGTGGCCGATATGCTAATAGATAGAGTAGCAGGGCACACAGTGCTCAGTTTCCTCGATGCACATTCTGGGTACAACCAAGTACCGATCAGCAAGGACGACGTGTCTAAAACAGCTTTTAGATGCCCTAGGCCAATCGGAGCTTATGAGTGGGTCGTtatgcctttcggcttgaagAATGCGGGTGCGACCTACCAAAGGGCGATGAGTAAGATGTTCAGAGGGCTGGATTGCCTTGAAGTGTATATCGACGACGTGGTAGTAAAGTCGAACACTGAGGAAGTTCATTTGGCCGATCTAAGGATAGGGTTCGAACGCATACGGGCTAATGGATTAAAAATGAACCCTTTTAAATGTGCATTCGGAGTATCGGACGGgaacttcttgggtttcttggttcaccagcggggagtagagACATATAAaaacaaagccaaggcgatcatcaatgctgaaccacccaaaacTAAGAAGCAACTTCAGAGACTCAACGGTCAAATAAATTTCCTGAGGCGATTTATAGCGAACACAGCAGGCCGACTTCGTAGCTGGAGTGTTCTGCTACGAGGAAAAGAGACCGATCAGTGGGTATGGACGAACGAGCAGCAGAAGGTGTTCGACGACTTAAAAGGGTACTTAGCCAAACCTCCAGTCATGACCCCTCCAAAGCCGAACAAGCCTATGTTGCTTTACTTATCGGCTGCACATGAATCCATGGGATGcatgctcgcccaagaggacaACGGGGTTGAGAGAGCGGTCTACTATCTAAGTCATGGGCTGACCGATACGGAGATTTgctataccgacatagaaaagATGTTCTTATGTTTGTACTTCACACGCTGCAAGCTACGGTATTATATGTTACCGGCAGTAGTATGCGTACTAtcccagaccgatatcattaagtatattCTGTCGAAACCATACTTAAGAAATCGGATTGGGAAGTGGGCGATCGCTATGTCTGAGTTTACGTTGGTATACGTCCCTCAGagagcagtaaaaggacaagCCTTGGCCGACTTCTTAGCCGATCATCCAAGAATTACCCTTAAGGAGGAAACCATTAGTTGCTGCGACATAGACATATGGGAGATGTGGTTGGATGGGTCCAGAACTagccagggggcaggcgccGGAGTACACATTGTCTCGCCCTTGGGGGCATCTTACCGATTATCGTTCAAACTCTGGTTTGAATGTACCAACAACCAAGCAGAATACGAGGCTCTGATATTCGGTCTCGAAATTTTGGCCGAGCTGGGGGAAAAAGAAATCGACGTTAGAGGCGATTCTTTGTTGGTCATCAAACAAGTGATTGGGGAATTCAAGTGCGAGTCCGAACTATTAGTAAGGTATTGCAACAAGGCAAAGCACCTGATCGAAGGGTTTCAAGATACAAAGATAGAATACACCGAGAGGGCTCAACACGAGAATGGGTACAAGATGAATCTCCAGTTCGACGCAATCAAAAGAGAAACGCCGAATCTCCATACTGGGGGCATCACCATCGACGAAAGGAATTTTTCGGTCTACCAATTGGATATCACCCAAGATTGGCGGACCGAAATCTTAAGATGGTTTGAAAAACCAGATCAGGCAAATAGGAGAATAAGGACCTTTGCCCTAAACTACGTTGTCCTGGCGGGCGAATTATACAAAAATGGTTTTGAAGGGCTACTCTTCAGATGCATCGGCCCAAAGGAGGCAATGTTATCAATGGCCGAAGTACATGAAGGGATAGCGGGCGTTCATCAG CGGAAAATAGAACAAGACTGCATAAGATATGCTAAAGGGTGCGAAGCCTGTCAGAAATGTGGCCCGATACAGCACGTCCCGGACGAAGAACTCCATTCCATCATCAAGCCGTGGCCATTTAGAGGATGGGCGGTCGACCTCATAGGGAAAATATATCCTGGCTCATCAGATGGTCATACGTTCGTCATCATCGCTAATTGCTATTTCACCAAGTGGGTCGAAGCAAAGCCCCTAAAATTGCCCACGCAAGAGGCCGTGATCAAGTTTTTGAAAGAGTACATCGTTCACCGACATGGCTTACCCGAATCAATAACCATTGATCAAGGGACGATTTTCACAGGAAGTGATATAGTTTGGTGGGCTTCGCAGATGAAGATCAAAATGCTGCACTCAACACTATACTATGCACAAGCCAACGGACAGGCCGAGGCGACGAACAAGGCTATTAAGCTTATCGTTCAGAAGATAattgaagaaaacccaagacAATGGCATGTGTTTTGTCCGAAGCAGTTTGGGCGAATAGAACTAGCCAGAAGTCGGCCACAGGGACCTCACCTTTCCGGATGGTATATGGGTATGATGCAATGTTGCCAATGGAGCTTACTGTAA